One region of Rhodocaloribacter litoris genomic DNA includes:
- a CDS encoding winged helix-turn-helix domain-containing protein has product MSIVQETPIYRFGDFTLDVTNRELRLGEKRLELNARYFDALALLVREHGRLVAKERFFEEVWADVVVSDSALTQGIKAIRRVLGDDAANPRFIQTVPRHGYRFIAGVSTVARDDTAPLPDGEAAGSPDAASTPATPAAGEAFPSPTRLADRGAAALATALATALAGTLGGAVAGLFGGLLYGFGLAHAPPDPQPGTASILLVLITLSGFLGTMGGFGVGAGIAAAEYAAGGRAAWRIAGAVLGGMLVGGSVKLLGVDAFNLLFGRTPAGITGGMEGAALGLAVGLGAHLGGGFEASPWWRPVAAAAATGAACGVLIVLAGGHLLGGSLDLLARSFAESRLQLDAIGHFFGEVRFGPTTRMVLAAIEGLLFASCVVGALVAARRPRNGLPA; this is encoded by the coding sequence GTGAGCATCGTGCAGGAGACCCCGATCTACCGCTTCGGCGACTTCACGCTCGACGTTACCAACCGGGAGTTGCGCCTCGGGGAAAAGCGCCTGGAACTCAACGCCCGGTACTTCGATGCCCTCGCCCTGCTGGTACGGGAGCACGGCCGCCTCGTCGCAAAAGAGCGGTTCTTCGAGGAAGTCTGGGCCGACGTGGTGGTCAGCGACAGCGCCCTCACGCAGGGGATCAAGGCAATCCGGCGCGTACTCGGCGACGACGCGGCCAATCCCCGGTTCATCCAGACGGTCCCCCGGCACGGATACCGGTTCATCGCCGGCGTCTCGACCGTGGCCCGCGACGACACGGCGCCCCTCCCGGACGGGGAAGCGGCAGGCTCTCCGGACGCGGCGAGCACGCCCGCGACGCCTGCTGCGGGCGAAGCCTTCCCTTCCCCAACCCGCCTTGCAGACCGGGGAGCCGCCGCCCTGGCGACGGCTCTGGCCACGGCGCTCGCCGGCACCCTGGGCGGTGCCGTAGCCGGCCTGTTCGGCGGGCTGCTCTACGGCTTCGGGCTCGCACACGCCCCCCCGGATCCGCAACCCGGCACCGCCTCCATCCTGCTCGTGCTGATCACCCTCTCCGGCTTTCTGGGCACCATGGGAGGGTTCGGCGTGGGAGCCGGGATCGCGGCCGCCGAATATGCCGCGGGCGGGCGGGCCGCCTGGCGCATCGCGGGCGCCGTGCTGGGCGGCATGCTCGTAGGCGGCAGCGTGAAGCTGCTGGGCGTCGACGCGTTCAACCTGCTCTTCGGACGGACACCGGCCGGCATCACGGGCGGGATGGAAGGTGCGGCGCTCGGCCTCGCGGTAGGGCTCGGCGCACACCTCGGCGGCGGCTTCGAGGCGTCCCCCTGGTGGCGACCCGTCGCGGCGGCGGCCGCCACCGGCGCCGCCTGCGGGGTGCTGATCGTCCTGGCGGGCGGCCACCTCCTCGGCGGCAGCCTCGACCTCCTGGCCCGCTCCTTTGCGGAATCCCGGCTTCAACTCGACGCCATCGGGCACTTCTTCGGGGAGGTCCGCTTCGGACCAACCACCCGGATGGTCCTCGCCGCGATCGAAGGGCTCCTCTTTGCCTCCTGTGTCGTCGGGGCCCTCGTCGCCGCCCGGCGCCCCCGTAACGGGCTACCGGCCTGA
- a CDS encoding serine hydrolase domain-containing protein: MASFDWKVFPALVALAAGCTTPVPQDRPGSAAPVHQVDSIAVHALEAHRLPGLALTVLRGDEIVLAGGYGYVDMSRADRVRETTVFQLGSISKQFLAALVLVLVDERHLSLDDPVVRHLPDFPQLPPGLRVRHLLNHTSGVRELFTAPEAQAGFDDLTRSRAELVALVRRLPVDWPPGSRWSYSNTNYTMLALLVERIMGEPYEDLLVARFFRPLGLSSLRQCASRPHGPAEAVGHVLHDGVIVAAAPENMNWIRGDGGLCGHALDVARWTRLLATGRVLPPHLYEQMVAPALLPDGSRAAYGLGLSLVDFESLRRVGHNGAMRGFSATAAYYPDSALTVVVLVHRGDVRTESIERQVVRRLLGLPQPGFREVPLSMRERQRYVGTYDIGVFDVHVVERAGRLWLEMPPPGPTTPLTYLGNHAFAGRDPDAHRVTFDDRAGAAETLRLLMGGMYWYGRRKG; encoded by the coding sequence ATGGCTTCGTTCGACTGGAAGGTTTTTCCGGCCCTGGTGGCCCTGGCGGCCGGGTGTACCACACCGGTGCCTCAAGACAGGCCGGGATCGGCCGCCCCGGTCCATCAGGTGGATTCGATCGCCGTGCATGCGCTGGAGGCACACCGCCTTCCGGGCCTGGCGCTCACGGTCCTGCGCGGCGACGAGATCGTGCTGGCGGGCGGCTATGGATACGTGGACATGAGCCGGGCCGACAGGGTCCGCGAAACGACGGTCTTCCAGCTCGGCTCGATCAGTAAGCAGTTTCTGGCGGCGCTTGTGCTCGTGCTGGTCGATGAACGGCATCTTTCCCTCGACGACCCCGTCGTCCGTCATCTTCCCGATTTCCCGCAATTGCCGCCGGGTCTTCGTGTTCGGCATCTGTTGAACCACACTTCCGGCGTGCGCGAGTTGTTCACCGCGCCGGAAGCACAGGCGGGGTTCGATGATCTGACGCGAAGCCGCGCCGAACTCGTTGCGCTCGTACGCCGGCTTCCGGTGGATTGGCCGCCGGGGTCGAGGTGGTCGTACAGCAACACCAACTACACGATGCTTGCGCTGCTGGTCGAGCGCATCATGGGAGAGCCCTACGAGGACCTGCTGGTCGCACGATTCTTCCGGCCGCTGGGGTTGTCCTCTCTGCGCCAGTGCGCGTCGCGGCCGCACGGGCCGGCCGAGGCGGTGGGGCACGTGTTGCACGACGGGGTCATCGTCGCCGCCGCTCCCGAGAACATGAACTGGATCCGGGGCGATGGGGGGCTGTGCGGCCATGCCCTCGATGTGGCGCGATGGACGCGCCTGCTCGCTACGGGCCGGGTCCTGCCGCCTCACCTGTACGAGCAGATGGTCGCCCCGGCACTGCTCCCGGACGGCAGCCGGGCCGCCTACGGCCTGGGCCTGTCGCTGGTCGACTTCGAGTCGCTCCGGCGGGTGGGCCATAATGGTGCGATGCGCGGCTTTTCCGCCACGGCCGCCTATTATCCGGACAGCGCGCTGACGGTCGTCGTCCTCGTACATCGCGGCGACGTGCGGACCGAGTCGATCGAACGGCAGGTCGTGCGCCGGCTGCTCGGCCTGCCGCAGCCCGGCTTTCGTGAAGTGCCCCTGTCGATGCGGGAGCGGCAGCGCTACGTCGGCACGTACGACATCGGTGTCTTCGACGTTCACGTGGTGGAGCGTGCCGGCCGGCTCTGGCTCGAGATGCCCCCGCCGGGTCCCACGACGCCCCTCACGTACCTCGGCAACCACGCGTTCGCGGGCCGTGATCCGGACGCTCATCGCGTGACGTTCGATGACCGGGCGGGAGCGGCGGAGACCCTGCGCCTCTTGATGGGCGGGATGTACTGGTATGGCCGCCGCAAGGGATAG
- a CDS encoding cupin domain-containing protein: MRLLLPILCLALACGPATPPAGESETGETRTAFGAASGVTRAGGQGAQPRVIPLQALSGDVEILFGDPDTPGEAFVMRIRELPGTKIPLHTHPVDEHLTVVQGTFYFAVGETWESEALKEMRSGAYAFVPKGTTMFGYAPEGAIVQVHGVGPFHIHWRDGLKLLDDAGGSGPFRFRKGERVRTPRGRGTIRQGYASGTLVQYEIEGEGGNLFMADEVEVARW; encoded by the coding sequence ATGCGCCTGCTCCTCCCCATCCTGTGTCTCGCGCTCGCGTGTGGACCGGCCACGCCCCCTGCCGGGGAAAGCGAAACCGGTGAGACGCGCACCGCTTTTGGTGCCGCCTCCGGCGTGACGCGTGCCGGCGGGCAGGGCGCGCAGCCCCGCGTGATTCCCTTGCAGGCGTTGTCGGGAGATGTGGAAATCCTCTTCGGTGACCCCGACACGCCCGGAGAGGCCTTTGTGATGCGGATTCGTGAACTTCCGGGCACGAAGATTCCGTTGCATACGCACCCGGTCGATGAGCACCTGACCGTGGTGCAGGGAACGTTCTATTTTGCCGTGGGAGAGACGTGGGAAAGCGAGGCGTTGAAGGAGATGCGCTCCGGCGCGTACGCCTTTGTCCCGAAGGGAACCACCATGTTCGGCTATGCCCCGGAGGGAGCCATCGTGCAGGTACACGGAGTGGGCCCTTTCCATATCCACTGGCGGGACGGGTTGAAGTTGCTGGATGATGCCGGGGGGTCCGGTCCATTCCGGTTTCGAAAGGGAGAGCGTGTGAGGACGCCGCGCGGAAGGGGGACGATTCGCCAGGGATATGCCTCGGGCACGCTCGTTCAATATGAGATCGAGGGGGAAGGCGGCAACCTGTTCATGGCCGACGAGGTGGAAGTGGCTCGCTGGTAA
- a CDS encoding DPP IV N-terminal domain-containing protein, whose protein sequence is MLPRWVLLSAWLFLAGLAGCDAQAPGDDPDPPVDACENLRFTGPAEPEAPLTGRILFSSRRTGTWQLYTMNPDGSALRQLTFFKDHFVDAGRWSPDGEQIVFTSDSLGSTAGTPLYLMKADGTDIRPLKVLRVIEDEPLLQLGFWPAWSPDGTKIAFTHCLNCEAGGVNQEVLVYDFRTDEVTALTNNPTRDSTPAWSPDGSRIVFVSDRDFVKGDGDFFQELYLMDADGEKQRRLTFENTLSSSPSWSPDGAWIAFALRGELHLFHLACETIVPLDVSIAGERLFPLAWSPDGRELLVISNKGRERHCLYLVDVASEEITRLLEDDEVLFADWSRQ, encoded by the coding sequence ATGCTACCTCGATGGGTTCTCCTGAGCGCCTGGCTTTTTCTGGCCGGCCTTGCAGGCTGCGATGCGCAAGCCCCCGGCGACGACCCCGATCCGCCGGTGGATGCCTGTGAGAACCTGCGTTTCACCGGTCCTGCGGAGCCGGAGGCCCCGCTGACCGGCCGGATCCTCTTTAGCTCACGTCGCACGGGCACCTGGCAGCTCTACACGATGAATCCTGACGGCTCAGCCCTCCGGCAGTTGACCTTCTTCAAGGATCATTTCGTCGACGCGGGCCGGTGGTCGCCCGACGGAGAGCAGATCGTCTTCACCTCGGACAGCCTGGGTTCGACCGCCGGCACGCCGCTCTACCTGATGAAGGCCGACGGCACGGACATCCGGCCCTTGAAGGTACTGCGTGTGATCGAGGACGAGCCGCTCCTGCAACTGGGCTTTTGGCCGGCGTGGTCGCCCGACGGGACGAAGATCGCCTTCACGCATTGCCTCAACTGTGAGGCCGGCGGCGTAAACCAGGAGGTCCTGGTGTACGACTTCAGGACAGATGAGGTAACGGCCCTAACCAACAACCCTACAAGGGATAGCACACCAGCGTGGTCGCCGGATGGAAGCCGGATCGTCTTTGTCTCGGATCGGGACTTTGTAAAGGGTGATGGGGATTTCTTCCAGGAACTCTACCTCATGGATGCCGACGGGGAAAAGCAGCGACGGCTGACCTTTGAAAACACTTTGTCCAGTTCCCCTTCCTGGTCGCCGGATGGAGCATGGATTGCTTTTGCCCTGCGCGGTGAATTGCACCTGTTTCACCTGGCCTGTGAGACGATTGTCCCTCTTGACGTCTCGATCGCTGGGGAACGTCTCTTTCCGCTGGCCTGGTCTCCCGATGGGCGCGAGTTGCTCGTGATTTCAAACAAAGGACGTGAGCGCCATTGTCTTTACCTCGTCGATGTAGCGAGCGAGGAGATCACGCGCCTGTTAGAGGACGACGAGGTTCTCTTTGCCGACTGGTCCAGACAGTAA
- a CDS encoding transposase, protein MDWQYTLIHLFLHVCEQYQRRLCVVAQRLSNNHAPAFSDEEVLTVYLFGLMQQRRTLTDIYAYTRDHLMAFFPKLPSYVAFVQRLNRLADAFPLLVEAALEACPRQSSGERPAERSGEPTDYIIDSFPVVMAQQKRSAWARVAPHIAGKGFCASKNLYFYGVKVHVVARRRPGTMPLPLYIGLAPGPANDLTVARQILPRLHEGRLFADKIYADRELGERLAAEQNLHLCTPVKKRKGQTDVLLTEKVYSRRVSQRRQPIESLFNWIEQKTGIEVASKVRSFEGLLVHVFGRLAAAMWILAFYP, encoded by the coding sequence ATGGACTGGCAATATACGCTCATTCATCTGTTCCTCCACGTCTGTGAGCAGTATCAGCGCCGCCTCTGCGTCGTTGCCCAGCGCCTGAGCAACAACCACGCGCCGGCCTTCTCCGATGAAGAAGTCCTCACCGTCTACCTCTTCGGGCTCATGCAGCAGCGCCGCACGCTGACCGACATCTACGCCTACACCCGCGACCACCTGATGGCCTTCTTCCCCAAACTGCCCTCCTACGTCGCCTTCGTGCAGCGCCTCAACCGGCTGGCCGATGCCTTCCCCCTGCTGGTCGAAGCAGCCCTGGAGGCATGTCCGCGCCAGTCCTCTGGTGAGCGACCTGCAGAGCGCTCTGGTGAACCAACCGATTACATCATCGACTCTTTTCCGGTCGTGATGGCCCAGCAGAAGCGCTCGGCCTGGGCCAGGGTCGCTCCGCACATCGCCGGCAAAGGCTTCTGCGCCTCGAAGAACCTGTATTTCTACGGCGTCAAGGTACATGTCGTCGCACGGCGGCGTCCCGGCACGATGCCGCTGCCGCTCTACATCGGACTGGCTCCCGGCCCGGCCAATGACCTGACCGTGGCCCGACAGATCCTACCGCGCCTGCACGAGGGGCGTCTCTTTGCCGATAAGATCTACGCCGACCGTGAGCTAGGCGAGCGCCTGGCAGCCGAGCAGAACCTGCACCTGTGCACGCCGGTGAAGAAGCGCAAGGGGCAGACCGATGTGCTGCTGACCGAGAAGGTGTACTCGCGGCGGGTCAGTCAGCGCCGGCAGCCGATCGAGTCGCTGTTCAATTGGATCGAGCAGAAGACGGGCATCGAGGTGGCCTCGAAGGTGCGTTCGTTCGAGGGCCTCTTGGTGCACGTCTTCGGGCGGCTAGCCGCGGCGATGTGGATCCTCGCGTTCTACCCTTAA
- a CDS encoding WD40/YVTN/BNR-like repeat-containing protein, with the protein MIAPRLPLRILPVLFLLFPTAIHAQDDVPVDPKRLEAMEWRNIGPFRGGRVTAVAGVAADPMTYYMGATGGGVWKTTDGGTTWKNVSDGFFKTGSVGAVAVAPSDPNVVYVGMGEAPIRGVMTSHGDGVYRSTDAGRTWTHLGLEKTEHIAKVIVHPGDPDVVYVAAQGNAWRPTPERGIYRSTDGGRTWERVLFVDEGTGASDLSMDATNPRILYAAFWTHRRYPWQVVSGGDGSGLFKSTDGGDTWERLREGLPERMGKTAVTVSPANPDRVWALIEAEDGGLFRSDDAGKTWTRVNKERVLRARAWYYIHVMADPLDEETVYVMNAPLLRSTDGGRTFRPVPTPHGDNHALWINPHDNRILINGNDGGANVSFNGGKTWSTQANQPTAQFYRVITDNRFPYYVYGGQQDNSSVAIASRTMDAGIGREDWYPVGGCESAFPAFDPDNPRYVYAGCYQGLITEYDTETRMTRSVMAYEFLGLGETPSDMKYRFNWNAPIVVSPHDPNVIYHAGNVVLRSDDRGNTWREISPDLTRDEPEKQGPGGAPITNEGAGGEVYNTIAYLAASPHEPGTLWAGTDDGLVHVTRDEGRTWQNVTPEGLGEALVNAIEVSPHDPATAYLAVTRYKFGDYTPHVYKTTDYGRSWRRLVEGLPDGAWVRVVREDPGRRDLLYAGTELGLFISFDGGRRWQPFQNNLPVVPITDLAVHAGDLVAATQGRAFWILDDLTPLHQLTADVLAHDGPFLFRPRPAYLTGGANPEQTDEGRNPPNGALLHYLLPAGADSSLKLELLDGEEVLRTLTPKKTGNAAGLTVKEGLNRVVWDLRRDPVTRVPGLFTFGSLDGYRVPPGTYTARLIAGADTLVQPLAVVPDPRLEATPAQWAERAALLDTLRTTVDAIHRAVLRLRKVREQVKDRMTLTADHPEADTLRATGQRLVDALAAWEEHLVQPRQETFQDVINFPNKLNAHLLNLMSKIDGSPPPVTQGMRARLNDLLARWDEHRATMQRLLDEDVAAFNALFDALGIPAVIVPERAGAPASAPAGPGSPP; encoded by the coding sequence ATGATCGCTCCTCGACTGCCGCTCCGCATCCTGCCGGTCCTGTTCCTGCTGTTCCCCACCGCCATCCATGCCCAGGACGACGTACCCGTTGACCCGAAGCGGCTCGAGGCGATGGAATGGCGCAACATCGGCCCGTTCCGGGGCGGGCGCGTCACGGCCGTCGCCGGCGTGGCCGCCGACCCCATGACCTACTACATGGGCGCCACCGGCGGGGGCGTCTGGAAGACCACCGACGGCGGCACCACCTGGAAGAACGTCTCCGACGGCTTCTTCAAGACCGGCTCCGTGGGCGCGGTGGCCGTGGCGCCGTCCGACCCCAACGTCGTCTATGTGGGGATGGGCGAGGCTCCCATCCGCGGCGTCATGACCAGCCACGGCGACGGCGTCTACCGCTCCACCGACGCCGGGCGCACGTGGACCCACCTGGGCCTGGAAAAGACCGAGCACATCGCGAAAGTCATCGTCCACCCCGGCGACCCGGACGTGGTGTACGTGGCGGCGCAGGGCAACGCCTGGCGGCCCACCCCCGAGCGCGGCATCTACCGCTCCACCGACGGCGGCCGCACGTGGGAGCGGGTGCTCTTCGTGGACGAGGGCACCGGCGCCAGCGACCTGAGCATGGACGCCACCAACCCGCGCATCCTCTACGCCGCCTTCTGGACCCACCGCCGCTACCCCTGGCAGGTGGTCAGCGGCGGGGACGGCAGCGGGCTCTTCAAGAGCACCGACGGCGGCGACACGTGGGAGCGCCTGCGCGAGGGCCTGCCCGAACGGATGGGCAAGACCGCCGTGACCGTCTCCCCCGCCAACCCGGACCGCGTCTGGGCCCTCATCGAAGCCGAAGACGGCGGGCTCTTCCGCTCCGACGACGCCGGCAAGACGTGGACCCGCGTCAACAAGGAGCGTGTGCTGCGCGCCCGCGCCTGGTACTATATCCACGTCATGGCCGACCCGCTCGACGAGGAGACGGTCTACGTGATGAACGCCCCCCTGCTCCGCTCCACCGACGGCGGCCGCACCTTCCGTCCCGTCCCCACCCCCCACGGCGACAACCACGCCCTCTGGATCAACCCGCACGACAACCGCATCCTCATCAACGGCAACGACGGCGGCGCCAACGTCTCGTTCAACGGCGGGAAGACGTGGTCCACCCAGGCCAACCAGCCGACGGCCCAGTTCTACCGCGTCATCACGGACAACCGCTTCCCCTACTACGTCTACGGCGGGCAGCAGGACAACTCGTCCGTGGCCATCGCCAGCCGCACCATGGACGCCGGCATCGGCCGGGAGGACTGGTACCCGGTGGGCGGCTGTGAGAGCGCCTTCCCCGCCTTCGACCCGGACAACCCCCGCTACGTCTATGCCGGCTGCTACCAGGGCCTCATCACCGAGTACGACACCGAGACCCGGATGACCCGTAGCGTGATGGCCTACGAGTTCCTGGGACTGGGCGAGACGCCGTCCGATATGAAGTACCGGTTCAACTGGAACGCGCCGATCGTCGTCTCGCCCCACGACCCGAACGTGATCTACCACGCGGGCAACGTGGTCCTCCGCTCCGACGACCGGGGCAACACCTGGCGCGAGATCAGCCCGGACCTGACGCGCGACGAGCCGGAGAAGCAGGGACCGGGCGGCGCCCCCATCACCAACGAGGGCGCCGGCGGCGAGGTGTACAACACCATCGCCTACCTGGCCGCCTCGCCGCACGAGCCCGGCACCCTCTGGGCCGGCACCGACGACGGGCTGGTTCACGTCACCCGCGACGAGGGCCGGACGTGGCAGAACGTCACGCCCGAGGGCCTGGGCGAGGCCCTGGTCAACGCCATCGAGGTCTCACCGCACGACCCCGCCACGGCCTACCTGGCCGTCACCCGGTACAAGTTCGGCGACTACACGCCCCACGTGTACAAGACCACCGACTACGGGCGGAGCTGGCGGCGCCTCGTCGAGGGCCTGCCGGACGGCGCCTGGGTGCGCGTGGTGCGCGAAGACCCCGGCCGCCGCGACCTGCTCTACGCCGGCACGGAGCTGGGCCTGTTCATCTCATTCGACGGCGGGCGGCGCTGGCAGCCGTTCCAGAACAACCTGCCCGTCGTCCCCATCACCGACCTGGCCGTGCACGCGGGCGACCTGGTGGCCGCCACCCAGGGCCGCGCCTTCTGGATCCTGGACGACCTCACCCCGCTCCACCAGCTCACCGCCGACGTCCTGGCGCACGACGGGCCGTTCCTCTTCCGCCCGCGCCCGGCTTACCTCACCGGCGGCGCCAACCCCGAGCAGACGGACGAGGGCCGCAACCCGCCCAACGGGGCGCTCCTGCACTACCTCCTCCCCGCCGGCGCCGACTCCTCGCTCAAGCTCGAACTCCTCGACGGCGAGGAGGTCCTGCGCACCCTTACCCCGAAGAAGACCGGCAACGCCGCGGGACTGACCGTGAAAGAAGGACTGAACCGGGTGGTGTGGGACCTGCGCCGCGACCCCGTCACGCGGGTGCCCGGGCTGTTCACCTTCGGCAGCCTCGACGGCTACCGCGTCCCGCCCGGCACGTACACCGCCCGCCTGATCGCCGGCGCCGACACGCTCGTGCAGCCCCTCGCGGTGGTGCCGGACCCGCGCCTGGAGGCGACCCCCGCCCAGTGGGCCGAGCGGGCCGCCCTGCTCGACACCCTCCGCACCACCGTCGACGCCATCCACCGGGCCGTCCTGCGGCTGCGCAAGGTGCGTGAGCAGGTGAAGGACCGGATGACCCTCACCGCCGACCACCCCGAAGCCGACACGCTCCGGGCCACCGGGCAGCGCCTCGTCGACGCCCTCGCGGCCTGGGAAGAACACCTCGTCCAGCCCCGCCAGGAGACGTTCCAGGACGTGATCAACTTCCCCAACAAGCTCAACGCCCACCTGCTCAACCTGATGAGCAAGATCGATGGCTCGCCCCCCCCGGTGACGCAGGGCATGCGGGCCCGCCTGAACGACCTGCTGGCCCGATGGGACGAACACCGGGCCACGATGCAGCGCCTCCTCGACGAAGACGTGGCCGCCTTCAACGCCCTCTTCGACGCCCTGGGCATCCCGGCCGTCATCGTTCCCGAAAGGGCCGGAGCACCCGCCTCCGCCCCGGCCGGTCCGGGCTCCCCGCCATGA
- a CDS encoding SPOR domain-containing protein: MRLACSFLLVFLLAVPALAQVGRIGMSGETLRQQLGPPLRVVPDEPGEMWFYGGEDPHMTFAYYLIDGTIAATEVLITHPTHEAAAERAASVVEAMKKAGWRVTELNRNNYLLHAASSVYRVYLLPGRADHALVLSHMRRAEVKALNGRMRADLLAVHAEKGELSPELVAYLAEDTPAPQPPVRPAASAEPVSPGSRPEPNPSPPAPATEKSAPPKAVSKTLGRFARSGYTWVVVSESRLEKAKQIAAWCRTQGWESAVIEGESNGRRVYRVGIGWYPSLETLQADRDNLPEWAPKDAWPFRVDPAAVRD, from the coding sequence ATGCGCCTGGCTTGCAGCTTTCTCCTCGTATTCCTGCTTGCCGTTCCGGCCCTGGCCCAGGTCGGCCGGATCGGGATGTCCGGAGAAACGCTCCGGCAGCAGCTCGGCCCGCCGCTGCGGGTCGTGCCCGACGAGCCGGGGGAGATGTGGTTCTACGGCGGCGAGGACCCGCACATGACCTTCGCCTACTACCTCATCGACGGGACCATCGCGGCCACGGAGGTGCTGATCACCCACCCCACCCACGAAGCCGCCGCCGAACGGGCTGCCTCGGTGGTCGAGGCGATGAAAAAAGCGGGCTGGCGTGTCACCGAACTGAACCGGAACAACTACCTCCTGCACGCGGCGTCCTCGGTCTACCGCGTCTACCTGCTGCCGGGACGGGCGGACCACGCCCTGGTGCTCTCGCACATGCGCCGTGCCGAGGTGAAGGCCCTGAACGGGCGGATGCGCGCGGACCTGCTGGCCGTCCATGCCGAGAAGGGCGAACTCAGCCCTGAGCTCGTCGCCTACCTCGCCGAGGACACCCCGGCCCCGCAGCCGCCCGTCCGCCCGGCGGCGAGCGCGGAACCCGTCTCGCCCGGCTCACGCCCGGAGCCGAACCCCTCCCCGCCGGCGCCCGCCACCGAGAAATCCGCACCACCGAAGGCGGTATCGAAAACCCTCGGGCGCTTTGCCCGGAGCGGCTACACGTGGGTCGTCGTGTCCGAATCGCGCCTGGAGAAGGCGAAGCAGATCGCCGCCTGGTGCCGCACCCAGGGATGGGAGAGCGCCGTCATCGAGGGCGAATCGAACGGCCGGCGGGTCTACCGCGTCGGAATCGGATGGTATCCCTCGCTCGAAACCCTGCAGGCCGACCGCGACAACCTGCCCGAATGGGCCCCGAAAGACGCCTGGCCCTTCCGCGTCGATCCGGCGGCCGTGCGGGACTGA
- a CDS encoding MerC domain-containing protein: protein MPDAPASTTSPPLATLPARPPFWDRLGIGISGLCMIHCLLLPVVLALAPLWPMAEELHAWLHPVFALLLVPTTLLALVHGYRRHRNRRIAMWLVAGLVIVLVAGVLGHEMPGAFAETSITVTGSVVLIAAHWRNWRAGAACRPHPPATVPPAS from the coding sequence ATGCCCGACGCCCCCGCCTCGACCACCTCACCTCCGTTGGCCACCCTGCCGGCCCGGCCCCCTTTCTGGGATCGCCTGGGCATCGGGATCTCCGGCCTGTGCATGATCCACTGCCTGCTGCTGCCGGTGGTGCTGGCACTGGCCCCCCTCTGGCCGATGGCCGAGGAACTGCATGCCTGGCTGCACCCGGTCTTCGCGTTGCTGCTGGTACCCACCACGCTCCTGGCCCTCGTTCACGGCTACCGGCGCCACCGTAACCGCCGCATCGCCATGTGGCTCGTCGCCGGGCTCGTCATCGTCCTCGTCGCCGGGGTGCTCGGGCATGAGATGCCGGGTGCCTTCGCCGAGACGAGCATCACCGTCACGGGCAGCGTGGTGCTCATCGCCGCGCACTGGCGCAACTGGCGGGCCGGTGCCGCCTGTCGCCCGCACCCCCCGGCAACCGTTCCACCTGCCTCCTGA